A window from Exiguobacterium marinum DSM 16307 encodes these proteins:
- a CDS encoding DNA topology modulation protein gives MKRIMIIGSGGAGKSTLARQLGERLQLDVYHLDALMWKPGWVMASREERISIQQQLVKKDEWIIDGNFGNTLDLRLQAADTVILIDLPRIVCIYRVLKRVARYRGTTRPDMGASCEEKLDFAFLKWVWNFPNIQRLQLLQQIEQHPTKLNLIHLKSPRAVKNLIQSL, from the coding sequence ATGAAACGAATCATGATTATCGGTTCAGGCGGTGCGGGAAAATCCACACTCGCCCGCCAGCTCGGTGAACGATTACAACTTGATGTCTATCATTTAGATGCCCTCATGTGGAAACCGGGATGGGTGATGGCATCAAGAGAAGAACGAATCAGTATTCAACAACAACTCGTGAAGAAAGATGAATGGATCATCGATGGAAACTTCGGGAATACGCTTGATTTACGACTGCAGGCAGCGGACACTGTCATTTTAATCGATCTTCCACGCATCGTCTGTATATACCGTGTCCTCAAGCGAGTCGCCCGATATCGTGGTACGACACGACCTGACATGGGTGCATCCTGTGAGGAAAAACTCGATTTTGCCTTCCTTAAATGGGTTTGGAATTTCCCAAACATTCAACGGCTACAGCTGTTGCAACAGATTGAACAGCATCCGACAAAACTCAATTTGATTCATTTGAAATCGCCACGAGCAGTCAAAAACTTGATTCAATCACTTTAA
- a CDS encoding transporter substrate-binding domain-containing protein, translating into MKKWLLACSLMMSAVLLGACSQETEGEATEQKTIIMGTSADYFPYEFVDTANGDAIVGFDIEIAETITERLGYELKIEDMDFGSLLGALNSGRIDFVMAGMTPTEERKENADFSDIYLSATNLIMTKDESLQAIEDLSGKKIGVQTASIQENIAKEQAPDAELVSLNKIPEIVQELNTGRIDAMVIEDTVAQKYLDQDDNFYTFALKEDGEKGSAAAFKLDDELRDQFNEELTKMMQSGEIDELVEKWFSMEPTE; encoded by the coding sequence ATGAAAAAATGGTTATTAGCATGTTCACTTATGATGAGCGCGGTATTACTCGGTGCATGTAGTCAAGAAACAGAAGGGGAAGCGACAGAACAGAAAACAATCATTATGGGGACGAGTGCCGATTACTTTCCATACGAATTTGTTGATACAGCGAACGGGGATGCAATCGTCGGATTCGATATTGAAATCGCAGAAACGATCACGGAACGTCTCGGCTACGAATTGAAGATTGAAGATATGGACTTCGGTAGCTTACTCGGAGCCTTGAACAGTGGTCGAATCGACTTTGTCATGGCTGGGATGACACCAACAGAAGAGCGGAAAGAAAATGCAGACTTCTCGGACATTTATTTATCCGCGACAAACTTGATTATGACAAAAGACGAGTCCCTTCAGGCGATTGAAGATTTGTCTGGGAAGAAAATCGGTGTTCAAACGGCTTCGATTCAAGAAAACATCGCAAAAGAACAGGCTCCTGACGCTGAACTCGTATCATTGAACAAAATCCCTGAGATTGTTCAAGAGTTGAATACAGGTCGAATCGATGCGATGGTCATCGAAGACACGGTCGCACAAAAATACTTAGACCAAGATGACAACTTCTATACATTCGCTTTGAAAGAGGATGGCGAAAAAGGATCGGCAGCCGCCTTCAAATTAGATGATGAATTACGCGACCAGTTCAATGAAGAGTTGACCAAAATGATGCAGTCTGGTGAAATCGATGAATTGGTGGAAAAATGGTTCTCGATGGAGCCGACTGAATGA
- a CDS encoding pyridoxal phosphate-dependent aminotransferase — protein sequence MRQVKLPIYPVVYPTGHRLNQNESQFPLPDRIKSQLDSLTYHDLHEYPVEPINELFERYAAYVGVTPEQLLVGCGSDEMIHVVTQALLAPHDIVLSPAPDFSMYPIFTTIAHGHHVQAVDLSYEGMVKAIETHHPKLLLLSNPNNPTGKLWTVEELTHLASLVPYLVVDEAYMDFTPDASIIPLIAKHPNLIVLRTMSKAFGLANVRIGFMVTNTKLAHYFRQFIPPFNISGVSAKICNIFLKDATFLQETIEWHKEMRQKWMVALESIGQVLVASTNFLYVELEQPEAVWSHLTALNVHTSKQPTGIRVTIGDETALQLTQEAIHQYVESMNVKNS from the coding sequence ATGAGACAAGTCAAGCTACCGATCTATCCCGTCGTTTATCCGACGGGACATCGGTTGAATCAAAATGAAAGTCAGTTCCCTTTACCTGACCGAATCAAAAGCCAGCTTGATTCGTTGACGTATCATGACTTACACGAATATCCGGTCGAACCGATCAATGAGTTGTTCGAACGCTACGCTGCGTATGTCGGTGTGACACCTGAGCAATTGCTCGTCGGTTGTGGGAGTGATGAGATGATTCACGTCGTGACGCAAGCATTGCTCGCACCACATGACATCGTCTTGTCTCCGGCACCTGACTTTTCGATGTATCCAATCTTCACGACCATCGCACACGGTCATCACGTTCAAGCCGTTGATTTATCGTATGAAGGAATGGTAAAGGCGATTGAGACGCATCATCCAAAGCTTCTCCTCCTATCGAATCCGAACAATCCAACCGGAAAGCTGTGGACCGTAGAAGAGTTGACGCATCTCGCCTCACTCGTGCCTTACCTTGTGGTGGATGAGGCGTATATGGACTTCACACCGGATGCTAGCATCATCCCCTTGATCGCGAAGCATCCGAATCTCATCGTCCTTCGCACGATGTCAAAAGCGTTCGGATTGGCAAACGTACGAATCGGATTCATGGTGACAAACACAAAACTCGCACATTACTTCCGTCAATTCATCCCACCGTTTAACATTAGCGGAGTAAGTGCGAAGATTTGCAACATATTCTTAAAAGATGCGACTTTTCTTCAAGAAACAATTGAATGGCATAAAGAGATGCGGCAGAAATGGATGGTAGCTTTAGAATCCATCGGTCAGGTCCTCGTCGCCTCGACAAACTTCTTGTACGTCGAGTTAGAGCAGCCTGAAGCAGTATGGTCCCATTTGACTGCCTTGAACGTACACACGTCGAAACAACCGACGGGCATTCGGGTGACTATCGGTGATGAGACGGCACTCCAGCTTACACAAGAAGCGATTCATCAGTACGTTGAATCCATGAACGTCAAAAACTCCTGA
- a CDS encoding maltose acetyltransferase domain-containing protein, whose amino-acid sequence MTEKEKMIRGELYLAGDETLVADRKHARRLTERFNRSGIDDLEERKEILSALLGSTKESYYIEPNFKCDYGYNIHLGERFYANFDCVFLDICPITFGDDCMLAPGVHIYTATHPIDPIERISGYEFGKPVTIGERVWIGGGAIINPGVTIGDEAIVASGAVVTKDVPPRTVVGGNPARVIKTID is encoded by the coding sequence ATGACGGAAAAAGAAAAGATGATTCGTGGCGAATTATATTTAGCTGGTGATGAGACGCTCGTCGCCGACAGGAAACATGCTCGGCGATTAACCGAGCGATTCAATCGTTCAGGAATCGATGACTTGGAAGAGCGAAAAGAAATTCTTAGCGCATTACTTGGTTCAACGAAAGAGTCGTATTACATCGAACCGAACTTCAAATGTGATTACGGGTACAATATTCACTTGGGAGAGCGGTTCTATGCGAACTTTGATTGTGTCTTTCTAGACATCTGTCCCATCACGTTTGGGGATGACTGCATGCTCGCACCGGGTGTACATATTTATACGGCGACACACCCCATTGATCCGATTGAGCGAATCTCTGGGTATGAATTCGGAAAACCGGTGACCATCGGGGAACGCGTATGGATCGGTGGCGGGGCCATCATCAACCCGGGTGTGACGATTGGGGATGAGGCTATCGTCGCATCCGGTGCGGTCGTCACAAAAGATGTACCGCCTCGGACGGTCGTCGGAGGAAATCCGGCGCGTGTGATTAAGACGATCGACTGA
- a CDS encoding DUF7916 family protein produces the protein MKRILDCRASDFITFNRQDLVESIRKAEGRTVMAEVIPTVQPLYPEVTNAELARAFGADLILLNMLDVFHPYIKGLESHALFGEMPGDEMSDHPILELKRLIGLPIGVNLEPVDFSEKSSEMNEVKRGRLASIEAFQKASELGIDFVCLTGNPNTGVTNEAIEQAIIQARREFAGVIIAGKMHQAGAGNVLDRDAYIRFVEAGADIILLPAPGTVPGVREEAFHELVQELQALGALTLAAIGTSQEGADVATVRDIALSSKRGGADIVHIGDAGLSGIAVPENIQALSIAIRGRRHTYIRMAASVNR, from the coding sequence ATGAAACGAATATTAGACTGTCGGGCAAGTGATTTTATCACGTTTAATCGTCAAGATTTAGTCGAATCAATTCGAAAAGCGGAGGGACGGACGGTCATGGCCGAGGTCATTCCGACGGTGCAGCCGCTTTACCCGGAAGTAACGAACGCAGAACTGGCGCGAGCGTTCGGTGCCGATTTGATTTTATTGAACATGTTGGATGTGTTCCATCCTTATATTAAAGGACTTGAAAGTCATGCGTTGTTCGGCGAGATGCCAGGTGATGAGATGAGCGATCATCCGATTCTTGAATTAAAACGACTGATCGGATTGCCAATTGGAGTGAACTTGGAACCTGTCGATTTTTCAGAGAAGTCGTCTGAGATGAATGAAGTGAAACGAGGCAGACTCGCCTCAATCGAAGCGTTCCAAAAAGCATCTGAGCTTGGAATCGATTTCGTCTGTCTGACAGGTAACCCGAATACCGGGGTCACAAATGAAGCAATCGAACAAGCGATCATTCAGGCGCGTCGTGAATTCGCTGGGGTCATCATTGCCGGAAAGATGCATCAGGCCGGTGCCGGCAATGTGTTGGACCGCGACGCATATATCCGCTTCGTCGAAGCTGGCGCAGACATCATCCTACTACCGGCGCCAGGCACGGTACCTGGCGTCCGTGAAGAGGCGTTCCACGAACTTGTACAAGAGCTACAAGCGCTCGGGGCACTCACTCTAGCAGCCATCGGAACGTCTCAAGAAGGGGCTGATGTCGCGACCGTTCGGGACATCGCACTCTCTTCGAAGCGCGGCGGTGCGGACATCGTTCATATCGGTGACGCCGGATTGTCTGGGATTGCCGTACCAGAGAACATTCAGGCACTTTCGATTGCCATTCGTGGAAGACGCCATACATACATTCGCATGGCCGCTTCGGTCAATCGATAA
- the hisF gene encoding imidazole glycerol phosphate synthase subunit HisF: MLKRRIIPCLDVKEGRVVKGIEFVQLRDIGDPVEIAKYYDESGADELVFLDITASTERRQTMLDVVSAVARKVFIPLTVGGGIRSLEDISSLLKAGADKVSLNTLAVESPSLIREAADRFGSQCIVVAIDVKFEDGEYYVYTYGGKQKTELLAVEWAKQVAALGAGELLVTSMNQDGKQSGYDLAILEQLREVVDIPIIASGGAGNAEHVVEALKKVDAALLASILHDRKTTVEEVKHVCTSHNLPMRFVSTKMD; encoded by the coding sequence ATGCTTAAACGCAGAATTATTCCATGTCTCGATGTGAAGGAAGGTCGTGTCGTCAAAGGGATTGAATTCGTGCAATTACGAGATATCGGGGACCCGGTCGAAATCGCGAAATATTACGATGAGTCCGGAGCCGATGAACTCGTCTTTCTCGACATCACGGCAAGTACGGAACGACGCCAGACGATGCTCGATGTCGTCAGTGCGGTCGCGCGAAAAGTATTCATCCCGTTGACGGTCGGTGGAGGGATTCGTTCGCTAGAGGATATCTCTTCACTGTTAAAAGCAGGAGCGGACAAAGTATCGTTGAACACGCTCGCTGTCGAATCACCGAGTCTCATTCGTGAAGCCGCGGACCGTTTCGGATCACAATGTATTGTGGTCGCAATCGACGTAAAGTTTGAAGACGGCGAATACTACGTGTACACATATGGCGGCAAACAGAAAACCGAGCTGTTGGCAGTCGAATGGGCGAAACAAGTGGCCGCGCTCGGCGCGGGTGAACTTCTTGTCACGTCCATGAACCAGGACGGGAAGCAGAGCGGATATGACTTGGCAATTTTAGAACAACTGCGTGAAGTCGTCGACATTCCGATTATCGCGTCTGGTGGGGCAGGGAATGCGGAGCACGTAGTCGAGGCACTTAAGAAAGTCGACGCTGCTTTACTTGCCTCCATCTTACATGACCGAAAAACGACAGTAGAAGAGGTGAAGCACGTATGCACGAGTCACAACTTGCCGATGCGGTTCGTTTCGACGAAAATGGACTGA
- the hisA gene encoding 1-(5-phosphoribosyl)-5-[(5-phosphoribosylamino)methylideneamino]imidazole-4-carboxamide isomerase, which yields MRLLPAIDLIGGKIVRLTEGDFSTEEQYGDPYELLKEWQGKVPMIHLIDLEGAKAGEPRHLDVVRYAKSLGFLVQTGGGIRSEASLDAVMETGADRVLLGTKAFTDPDFLDRAIEKYGKRVAVALDAYDGKVAINGWQEATKLDDISVAQDLVKRGIETILYTDIGSDGKLNGPNVSRMKALRQIVNVTLIASGGVTTEEDVKELKMAKIDEAVVGKALLSGKVSIEELIEWEARYA from the coding sequence GTGAGATTACTACCCGCCATTGATTTAATCGGAGGGAAGATCGTCCGTTTGACGGAAGGTGATTTTTCGACAGAAGAACAATACGGTGACCCGTATGAGCTACTGAAGGAATGGCAAGGAAAAGTCCCGATGATTCACTTGATCGATTTAGAAGGGGCCAAAGCAGGCGAGCCGCGTCACTTAGACGTTGTCCGCTATGCGAAGTCTCTTGGCTTCCTCGTACAGACAGGAGGCGGGATTCGTTCAGAGGCCTCACTTGATGCGGTCATGGAAACAGGTGCGGACCGTGTCCTCTTAGGGACAAAGGCATTCACGGATCCTGACTTTTTGGATCGGGCCATTGAAAAGTATGGCAAACGAGTCGCTGTGGCACTCGATGCCTACGACGGGAAGGTCGCCATCAACGGATGGCAGGAAGCGACAAAGCTCGATGACATCTCGGTCGCCCAAGACCTCGTCAAACGGGGCATCGAGACGATTCTTTATACGGACATCGGATCTGACGGAAAATTGAACGGACCGAACGTTTCTCGGATGAAGGCGTTACGTCAAATCGTCAACGTCACACTGATTGCCTCAGGCGGTGTGACGACAGAAGAGGACGTGAAGGAACTGAAGATGGCCAAGATTGATGAGGCGGTCGTCGGGAAAGCGCTCCTATCCGGTAAAGTGAGTATCGAAGAACTGATTGAATGGGAGGCGCGTTATGCTTAA
- the hisH gene encoding imidazole glycerol phosphate synthase subunit HisH has product MKVAVIDYGMGNVFNVERALQAIGCYVVITNDANQIEEADAILLPGVGAFPQAMQSLEQTGLIPLLQKMATEKPFLGICLGMQLLFDSSTEGMPTKGLGLIPGTVERMRAKRLPHVGWNSILRDEDVYFVHSYHAVTDDEYIVAAAEYMGEKVPAIVQKGLVTGMQFHPEKSGTFGLSLLQEWKEAVEREITTRH; this is encoded by the coding sequence ATGAAAGTAGCGGTCATCGATTATGGCATGGGAAACGTGTTCAACGTCGAACGTGCCTTACAAGCCATCGGTTGCTATGTTGTGATCACGAACGATGCAAATCAAATTGAAGAAGCGGATGCCATTTTACTTCCTGGGGTCGGTGCCTTCCCGCAAGCGATGCAATCGCTCGAACAGACGGGCCTGATCCCCTTATTGCAAAAGATGGCGACGGAAAAACCGTTTTTAGGGATCTGTCTTGGGATGCAGCTCTTGTTTGATTCGAGCACGGAAGGCATGCCGACAAAAGGTCTCGGTTTGATCCCGGGGACGGTTGAGCGGATGCGTGCGAAGCGCCTTCCACACGTCGGATGGAATTCGATCCTACGCGATGAGGACGTCTATTTTGTCCACTCTTACCATGCCGTGACGGACGACGAATACATCGTGGCGGCGGCTGAATATATGGGTGAGAAAGTTCCGGCAATCGTTCAAAAAGGGCTCGTCACGGGCATGCAGTTCCACCCAGAAAAAAGTGGGACGTTCGGTCTCAGTTTACTTCAAGAATGGAAGGAGGCGGTCGAGCGTGAGATTACTACCCGCCATTGA
- the hisB gene encoding imidazoleglycerol-phosphate dehydratase HisB, with amino-acid sequence MRTAELKRETKETKIDIRLNLDGTGESSIQTGVGFFDHMLTLLAFHSQIDLHVKVEGDTWVDAHHTVEDVGIALGQLIAKSLGDKVGIRRYGSSYMPMDETLARAVVDVSGRPYLVYQAEIRNPKLGDFDTELAEEFFRAVAMNGRLTLHLAVLYGSNSHHMIEGLFKAFGRALAEAVSSDGTNRLPSTKGWIEG; translated from the coding sequence TTGAGAACAGCTGAACTAAAACGTGAGACGAAAGAGACGAAAATTGACATTCGATTAAATCTGGACGGAACGGGTGAAAGCTCTATTCAAACGGGGGTCGGTTTTTTTGATCACATGTTGACGTTGCTTGCCTTTCACAGTCAGATAGACTTACACGTGAAAGTGGAAGGCGACACATGGGTCGACGCCCATCATACGGTCGAGGATGTCGGCATCGCACTCGGTCAGCTCATCGCTAAGTCACTCGGGGATAAAGTCGGGATTCGCCGCTACGGGTCGAGTTACATGCCGATGGATGAGACGCTAGCGCGAGCAGTCGTCGATGTATCAGGACGACCTTATCTCGTCTATCAGGCGGAGATTCGTAATCCAAAGCTTGGTGATTTTGATACCGAACTCGCTGAAGAGTTCTTTCGGGCCGTTGCCATGAATGGCAGGCTTACCCTTCATCTCGCCGTCCTTTACGGGTCAAATTCACATCACATGATTGAAGGGTTGTTTAAGGCGTTTGGTCGAGCGCTTGCCGAGGCGGTATCAAGCGATGGGACGAACCGACTCCCTTCTACGAAAGGATGGATCGAAGGATGA
- a CDS encoding pyridoxal phosphate-dependent aminotransferase has translation MRRNYQNIPRYVPNAVSGFALNQNESQYPLPERLERSIRDVSLEALNRYPVEELIALKASYANYAVVEATQLMVGSGSDELLAILSQAILDTEDHVLAPAPDFSMYGIYTQIARGQFTQPDTNGLNYETFVELIQTIKPKLVLISNPNNPTGKMWTLDELSDIASRVPYLVVDEAYIDFTMQDSFVSRLNEHPNVIILRTLSKAFGLANLRIGFMIASEEIIEQIDRFRSPFNVSGLSAAVANVVLRDESYIQESIEFHTTQREKLTDLLRPIGEILPSRANFIYVKTDDSEGWASRFLEKGVHVRAFPDGLRVSAGTDEAYAYIRQTIEEVNSVENS, from the coding sequence ATGAGACGAAACTATCAAAATATCCCTCGCTATGTACCAAATGCCGTGTCAGGATTCGCACTCAATCAAAACGAAAGCCAATATCCGTTACCAGAACGACTAGAGCGATCGATTCGAGACGTGTCACTTGAGGCGCTCAATCGTTATCCGGTCGAAGAGTTGATTGCCTTAAAAGCGAGTTATGCCAACTATGCAGTAGTTGAGGCGACACAACTCATGGTCGGAAGCGGAAGCGACGAACTGTTGGCGATTTTAAGTCAGGCAATCTTAGATACGGAGGACCACGTCCTCGCTCCGGCTCCAGACTTTTCGATGTATGGCATCTACACACAAATTGCGAGGGGGCAGTTCACACAACCTGATACGAACGGATTGAACTATGAGACATTCGTCGAGCTCATTCAAACGATCAAACCGAAGCTCGTCCTGATTTCAAATCCGAATAACCCGACCGGCAAGATGTGGACACTTGACGAATTGTCAGATATTGCGTCACGTGTTCCGTACCTCGTCGTAGATGAAGCTTATATCGATTTCACAATGCAGGACTCATTTGTATCTCGCTTGAACGAACATCCGAACGTCATCATCTTACGGACGTTATCGAAGGCGTTCGGTTTAGCGAACCTCCGGATTGGTTTCATGATTGCGTCAGAAGAAATCATTGAGCAGATTGATCGCTTCCGATCGCCGTTCAATGTCAGTGGACTCAGTGCCGCTGTCGCGAACGTCGTCTTACGAGATGAATCATATATTCAAGAATCGATCGAGTTCCATACGACACAACGTGAAAAATTGACGGACTTATTACGTCCAATCGGCGAGATTTTACCGAGTCGTGCCAACTTTATTTATGTCAAAACGGATGATAGTGAAGGATGGGCATCGCGCTTCCTTGAAAAAGGAGTTCATGTACGTGCGTTTCCGGATGGATTACGTGTCAGTGCAGGGACAGACGAGGCGTATGCCTATATCCGACAAACGATTGAAGAGGTGAATTCTGTTGAGAACAGCTGA
- the hisD gene encoding histidinol dehydrogenase: MSTETNRSRREAWAEAVKPIVESIETRGDEALLEWTKQFDGVDKIESVDLARFTPPAAYAELTEALTLAAERIRTFHARQVRQDDMFEDTMFRLGRRYMPLDSVGVYVPGGTAVYPSSVLMNIIPAKVAGVKRVVMVTPPKADGIDISLLIAAKIAGADECFLVGGAQAVAALAYGTETIRPVDKIVGPGNAYVATAKALVSHIVGIDSVAGPSEVLIIADETANPKWVSADLLAQAEHDVEATAIALVTTETLRDEVERELERQLALLPRQDIAREALKRGGVFYRKIEDAIEYANTMAAEHVQLAVKDPEQLMKSIRHGGSFFLGHEAAEAFGDYIAGPNHVLPTSGTARFSSGLSVDDFYRRQTFLEMTELDETITKAAIRIAKQEQLEGHARAMAVRMEGI, translated from the coding sequence ATGAGCACTGAAACGAATCGATCACGGCGCGAAGCATGGGCCGAGGCCGTGAAACCAATCGTTGAATCGATCGAAACCCGTGGAGACGAAGCGCTCCTTGAGTGGACGAAACAATTCGACGGTGTCGACAAAATTGAATCGGTTGATTTAGCCCGCTTTACCCCGCCAGCAGCGTATGCTGAACTGACGGAAGCGTTGACGTTAGCGGCGGAACGGATTCGTACGTTCCACGCGCGTCAAGTACGACAAGATGATATGTTCGAAGATACGATGTTTCGACTCGGTCGACGCTATATGCCACTCGATTCGGTCGGGGTCTACGTGCCAGGCGGGACAGCCGTCTACCCATCGAGCGTGCTCATGAACATCATTCCGGCGAAAGTGGCTGGCGTCAAACGAGTCGTCATGGTCACGCCGCCGAAAGCAGATGGGATTGACATCTCGCTCTTGATTGCAGCCAAAATCGCGGGTGCTGATGAGTGTTTTCTTGTCGGAGGCGCGCAAGCCGTTGCTGCACTCGCATACGGAACGGAAACGATTCGTCCCGTCGATAAGATTGTCGGACCAGGAAATGCGTATGTCGCGACAGCGAAAGCGCTCGTGTCCCACATTGTCGGCATCGACTCCGTTGCGGGACCGTCCGAAGTGTTAATCATTGCCGATGAAACGGCGAACCCGAAGTGGGTCTCGGCTGACCTGCTCGCACAAGCGGAACATGACGTCGAGGCGACAGCGATTGCGCTCGTCACGACAGAGACGCTTCGTGATGAAGTGGAGCGAGAACTTGAACGACAGCTCGCGCTCTTACCACGACAAGACATCGCAAGAGAAGCGTTGAAACGTGGCGGCGTCTTTTATCGGAAAATCGAGGATGCGATCGAGTATGCGAATACGATGGCCGCGGAGCACGTCCAGTTGGCCGTCAAAGATCCGGAACAATTGATGAAGTCGATTCGTCACGGTGGATCGTTCTTCCTCGGTCACGAGGCAGCGGAAGCGTTCGGAGACTATATCGCTGGACCAAATCATGTCCTACCGACTAGTGGAACGGCTCGATTCTCAAGTGGACTATCGGTCGACGACTTTTATCGCCGCCAGACATTCCTTGAGATGACAGAACTTGATGAGACAATCACAAAGGCTGCGATTCGAATCGCCAAACAAGAACAATTAGAAGGACATGCCCGTGCGATGGCTGTTCGGATGGAGGGCATATGA
- the hisG gene encoding ATP phosphoribosyltransferase produces the protein MKVAVAKGRIEKAARQFFVERDLPVWPETRGRELTVQAGDHEFIFVKGDDVYKYVMHGAADVGIVGGDILREKTPGVLEVVDLPFGRCRMAVCGPKVRRNGTKKLKVASKYPNIAISHFASKRQNVEVIALNGSVELAPLTGLADCIVDIVETGATLAANDLEEYETIFSINAKFITSETALAEQPDELKAWIRKLSQEENT, from the coding sequence ATGAAAGTAGCGGTCGCGAAAGGTCGGATCGAAAAAGCAGCTCGTCAATTTTTTGTAGAACGTGATTTACCCGTATGGCCTGAAACACGTGGACGTGAGCTGACGGTGCAAGCAGGCGATCATGAATTTATTTTCGTCAAAGGGGACGATGTCTATAAATATGTGATGCACGGGGCCGCAGATGTCGGGATCGTCGGTGGAGATATTTTACGGGAAAAAACGCCGGGTGTGCTTGAAGTCGTCGATTTGCCGTTCGGACGTTGTCGAATGGCTGTTTGTGGTCCAAAAGTCCGACGTAACGGAACGAAAAAATTGAAGGTGGCCAGTAAATACCCGAATATCGCCATCTCACATTTTGCATCGAAACGACAAAACGTAGAAGTGATCGCGTTGAATGGATCAGTCGAACTCGCGCCTTTAACCGGACTCGCTGATTGCATCGTTGACATCGTTGAGACAGGGGCGACACTTGCCGCGAACGACTTAGAAGAATATGAGACAATCTTTTCAATCAATGCAAAATTCATTACGAGCGAAACGGCTTTGGCGGAACAGCCTGACGAATTGAAGGCATGGATTCGAAAGCTGAGTCAGGAGGAGAACACATGA
- a CDS encoding ATP phosphoribosyltransferase regulatory subunit, with protein MIWSNSKGSIPEGWYELQSGDVIRPKRWMLSFLEKAEASGYAVIDPPLLEYYSHYQNLALFDESAYYRLFGNDGELLVMRPDYTLQIARKLADGHEPMRVAYAGAVYRRTVKHSGQPHERQQLGLEWVDGEEKDHHLIESFLDMTEGVLPTNQLTIKIGSAAVISLIAKETGVQERTFRKILAIRNLESLRELAETYRYPLIAKLPFLIGNSALEELRTQAPASLKEAIDDVDEAVQHLRAIGLEVSYDFGQTGDFDYYSGLTVTGSVEGKRVLSGGRYDSLYGHFGQSRRAFGMSLDLEQLDEVIK; from the coding sequence ATGATTTGGTCAAATTCAAAAGGTTCGATTCCAGAAGGATGGTATGAACTTCAATCAGGAGATGTCATTCGGCCAAAGCGGTGGATGCTTTCATTTTTAGAAAAAGCAGAGGCGAGCGGTTATGCCGTGATTGACCCGCCTCTACTTGAATACTATTCGCATTATCAAAATTTGGCGCTCTTTGATGAGTCGGCCTATTATCGGTTATTTGGGAATGACGGCGAACTTCTCGTCATGCGCCCTGACTATACACTTCAGATTGCGAGAAAATTAGCCGACGGTCATGAACCGATGCGCGTCGCTTATGCGGGTGCCGTCTATCGTCGGACGGTCAAGCATTCCGGTCAACCGCATGAACGACAGCAGCTTGGACTCGAGTGGGTCGACGGCGAAGAGAAGGATCATCATCTCATCGAATCATTTCTCGATATGACGGAAGGAGTCCTGCCTACGAATCAATTAACGATCAAAATCGGTTCTGCGGCCGTCATCTCACTTATTGCAAAAGAAACAGGCGTTCAAGAGCGGACATTCCGTAAAATCTTGGCGATTCGCAATTTAGAATCGTTACGTGAATTAGCGGAGACATATCGTTATCCATTGATTGCGAAATTACCGTTTCTAATTGGCAATTCAGCGCTCGAGGAGTTGCGCACTCAAGCACCGGCTTCTTTAAAAGAGGCAATCGATGATGTCGATGAGGCGGTACAACACTTGCGCGCAATCGGCTTAGAAGTGTCATACGATTTTGGTCAAACGGGTGATTTTGACTATTACTCTGGTTTGACCGTGACAGGAAGCGTCGAAGGGAAGCGTGTCCTGTCAGGAGGACGATACGATTCACTATATGGCCATTTCGGACAATCGAGACGAGCGTTCGGCATGTCCCTTGATTTAGAACAGTTAGATGAGGTGATCAAATGA